One genomic segment of Halocatena marina includes these proteins:
- a CDS encoding winged helix-turn-helix domain-containing protein, whose protein sequence is MSQTAAEEEATYADGTTLVSVLGTPARVRILAVLTSETDRDLNPTEIMEEAGIGSTAFYEHIDDLRAWGLVEKTRMAGNSPMFRLNMDSEAAQHLGKFEWELVKHSIEKEEAGELDENEQPILSEE, encoded by the coding sequence ATGAGCCAGACAGCAGCCGAGGAGGAAGCGACGTACGCCGACGGAACGACGCTCGTGAGCGTCCTAGGGACACCCGCACGGGTGCGCATCCTCGCGGTGCTCACGAGCGAGACTGACCGCGACCTAAACCCCACGGAGATCATGGAGGAGGCTGGGATTGGCAGCACCGCGTTCTACGAGCACATTGATGACCTCCGCGCGTGGGGACTGGTCGAAAAGACACGCATGGCCGGAAACTCGCCCATGTTCCGGTTAAACATGGACAGCGAAGCCGCACAGCACCTCGGAAAGTTCGAATGGGAACTCGTCAAGCACTCAATTGAAAAGGAGGAAGCGGGCGAACTCGACGAGAACGAACAACCCATCCTTTCCGAGGAATAG
- a CDS encoding winged helix-turn-helix domain-containing protein: MRFYGEHQHGKFECGPGAAGRNVSISEGHANRRIKVLTESGLLEQRNRTYIITDLGMRYVRGEMDEEELESLNPDTEE; the protein is encoded by the coding sequence TTGCGGTTCTATGGGGAGCACCAGCATGGAAAATTCGAGTGCGGTCCAGGGGCAGCGGGGAGAAACGTTTCGATCAGTGAGGGCCATGCCAACCGTAGAATCAAAGTATTGACAGAATCGGGGCTATTGGAACAGCGCAATCGAACCTATATTATTACTGATCTCGGTATGCGCTATGTTCGTGGGGAGATGGACGAGGAGGAACTAGAATCGTTGAATCCTGACACCGAAGAGTGA
- a CDS encoding DUF6788 family protein, translated as MTSENSPTAPDSLPKYLEEGMQKQDGETLTDMIAYAEELIEWQQRPVDPDDLPDGAEPVEDESSKNGTVVKEMVTCGDETCSCMTDDELHGPYKYRYFYRKGKLTSEYLGKA; from the coding sequence ATGACGAGCGAAAACTCACCGACTGCTCCCGATTCACTCCCGAAGTATCTCGAAGAAGGAATGCAGAAACAAGACGGCGAGACGCTCACCGACATGATCGCGTACGCCGAGGAGCTGATCGAGTGGCAGCAACGACCGGTCGACCCTGATGACCTCCCTGACGGAGCTGAGCCGGTCGAGGACGAGAGCAGCAAAAACGGAACAGTCGTCAAGGAAATGGTCACGTGTGGAGACGAGACATGCAGCTGTATGACCGACGACGAGCTACATGGCCCGTATAAATATCGATATTTCTACAGAAAAGGCAAACTCACATCGGAATATCTCGGAAAAGCCTAG
- a CDS encoding ParA family protein, which translates to MSENIEPRAVNCAILKGGVGKSTISVNVTERLAARGHDVLFVDLEPNGHASVGLGFGEQYKDEDSDDIGDVLLDDGDASPQDVICETDFGFDILPSTKRLETIEKLVESSNFADVRLRNHVVDPLLGTDYDFILTDPPAYRGKITNNAHVATQNLIVPLTSGGGSVEGFQRMMERQVTPLRKQIGLDILAIVPNRINARIDHHNNDRKLVERLNRDFADKLPEFSRVDFEAVDNGVFNGDLPKPGIRKDDKISKAYSERKPLAAYDPENDQLKRFDELADIVENGGVAQ; encoded by the coding sequence ATGTCCGAAAACATCGAACCACGAGCGGTGAATTGTGCGATATTAAAAGGCGGAGTAGGCAAGAGCACGATATCAGTCAACGTCACAGAGCGCCTCGCAGCCCGCGGACACGACGTGCTATTCGTCGATCTCGAACCGAATGGCCACGCGAGTGTAGGTCTCGGATTCGGGGAGCAATACAAGGACGAAGACAGCGATGATATCGGAGATGTGCTCCTTGATGATGGTGATGCATCACCTCAAGACGTCATCTGCGAGACAGATTTTGGATTCGATATCTTGCCATCGACGAAACGGCTGGAAACGATTGAGAAACTGGTCGAATCCTCGAATTTTGCTGACGTTCGACTGCGCAACCACGTCGTCGATCCACTACTCGGGACGGACTACGATTTTATCCTCACAGATCCCCCTGCATATCGGGGGAAGATTACGAACAATGCACATGTCGCAACACAAAATCTTATTGTGCCACTCACGAGCGGCGGCGGCTCGGTCGAAGGTTTCCAGCGGATGATGGAGCGCCAAGTCACTCCATTGCGAAAACAAATCGGGCTCGATATCCTTGCGATCGTGCCCAACAGAATCAACGCTCGAATCGATCACCACAACAACGACCGCAAGCTTGTCGAGAGATTGAACAGGGACTTCGCGGACAAGCTCCCCGAGTTCTCGCGTGTCGATTTCGAAGCTGTCGATAATGGAGTCTTCAACGGAGACTTGCCGAAGCCAGGGATTCGGAAAGACGATAAAATTTCGAAGGCATACAGCGAGCGCAAGCCACTCGCAGCGTACGACCCCGAGAACGACCAACTAAAGCGATTCGACGAGTTAGCTGATATCGTCGAGAACGGAGGGGTGGCTCAATGA
- a CDS encoding succinylglutamate desuccinylase/aspartoacylase family protein, whose product MNVEQLGEGEPELAIVGAVHGDEPCGVHAIETLLEADPALKRPVKCITVNERALRQGVRYIERDLNRVFPGDRSSETYEPRLAAALLTELEDCTTLSMHSTQSHEQPFALVEKAGPLADWICPQLSLDAVIEVGDEFQSALVAHTDCIIEVECGKQGSEQAAENATQLVWEFLSATGALAERNAPAGAVPVFELQQQIPKPAGDSYEIDDDVENFERVEEGTTFATVDGREIVASDSFYPVLMSAHGYGQRFGFAAEQRDVLTPARPRVAAGGDR is encoded by the coding sequence ATGAACGTCGAGCAGTTGGGGGAGGGAGAACCGGAGCTTGCGATTGTCGGAGCCGTCCACGGAGATGAACCGTGTGGCGTCCACGCGATCGAGACGCTCCTCGAAGCGGACCCAGCCCTCAAGCGGCCGGTCAAGTGCATCACCGTCAACGAGCGTGCGCTCAGACAAGGCGTGCGCTACATCGAGCGGGATTTGAACCGGGTGTTCCCCGGTGATCGGAGCAGCGAGACGTACGAACCACGGCTCGCGGCGGCACTCCTCACGGAACTAGAGGACTGTACGACCCTCTCGATGCATTCGACGCAATCGCATGAGCAACCGTTTGCTCTCGTCGAGAAGGCTGGACCTCTCGCAGATTGGATCTGTCCGCAGCTTTCGCTTGACGCGGTGATCGAGGTCGGTGACGAATTTCAGAGCGCACTCGTCGCTCACACCGACTGCATCATCGAAGTCGAGTGTGGGAAGCAAGGATCTGAACAAGCCGCAGAGAACGCCACACAGCTCGTCTGGGAATTTCTTAGCGCGACTGGAGCGCTAGCCGAACGGAACGCTCCAGCGGGCGCAGTGCCAGTCTTCGAACTGCAACAGCAGATCCCGAAACCAGCTGGCGACTCTTATGAGATCGACGACGACGTCGAGAATTTCGAACGTGTCGAGGAAGGAACCACGTTTGCAACCGTCGACGGTCGGGAAATCGTCGCTAGCGATTCGTTTTATCCAGTGCTCATGTCTGCGCATGGGTACGGCCAGCGCTTCGGATTCGCGGCTGAACAGCGTGACGTGCTCACACCAGCGAGACCGCGTGTCGCAGCGGGAGGTGACCGATGA
- a CDS encoding recombinase family protein, with product MSGTTALYCRVSTAKQDLSRQRKITSEYATDRLGVEPADIEMFVDKQTGTNTNREGYSELMAAIEDGKISQVIASEVSRISRSVRDFSATVERIVDENGVGLHILDMGIALDPEDSDPYTRAFLTVAATFAELEAEIKRENVREGIAAAREQGEWHGRPPFGFDVGSEGYLTPNEDYETALVILDELDKGASKRSLARSTDVARGTIQKIEKNRERYTTSERSAE from the coding sequence ATGAGTGGAACAACTGCACTCTATTGTCGAGTATCGACAGCCAAACAGGATCTTTCACGACAGCGAAAGATTACCAGCGAGTATGCGACCGATCGACTCGGTGTGGAGCCAGCCGATATCGAGATGTTCGTCGACAAGCAGACTGGAACGAACACCAACCGGGAGGGCTACAGCGAGCTGATGGCCGCGATCGAGGACGGGAAGATCTCGCAGGTGATCGCGTCGGAGGTCAGCCGGATCTCCCGATCGGTGCGTGACTTCTCCGCGACCGTCGAGCGGATCGTGGACGAGAACGGGGTGGGACTGCACATTCTCGACATGGGGATTGCGCTCGATCCTGAAGACAGTGATCCCTACACGCGTGCGTTTCTGACCGTGGCTGCGACCTTTGCGGAGTTAGAGGCAGAGATCAAACGCGAGAACGTCCGCGAGGGGATCGCTGCGGCGCGCGAGCAGGGGGAATGGCACGGGCGGCCACCGTTCGGGTTCGATGTCGGCTCGGAGGGCTATCTCACCCCGAACGAAGACTACGAGACAGCGCTCGTCATCCTCGACGAACTCGATAAAGGGGCGAGCAAGCGGAGTCTCGCGCGATCGACCGATGTTGCTCGGGGCACAATTCAGAAGATCGAAAAGAACCGAGAGCGGTACACAACCAGTGAGAGATCTGCTGAATGA
- a CDS encoding PH domain-containing protein: protein MSQLPDTHTAPTEGVPLLEEEVVLENIHPSYLTWWKPLLATAFLALIGIPGMLAGNLGESLPIVALAALIGGYVYMSRKNSRYVVTNERVYKKYGWIRRTTTEARIEDIHSLTTDETILGRLLNEGVVQIDSTGASGLVGLPGTRNHEQFANIIRDQQQQ, encoded by the coding sequence ATGTCGCAGTTACCAGACACGCACACCGCCCCAACCGAAGGGGTACCATTACTCGAAGAAGAGGTAGTTCTCGAAAATATTCATCCAAGTTATCTGACATGGTGGAAGCCACTCCTAGCGACCGCCTTCCTTGCATTGATCGGAATTCCAGGAATGCTGGCGGGCAATTTAGGGGAAAGTCTCCCAATTGTCGCGCTGGCCGCTCTCATCGGTGGATATGTGTACATGTCACGCAAGAATAGCCGGTATGTTGTGACCAATGAGCGAGTCTACAAGAAATATGGATGGATTCGGCGTACCACGACCGAAGCTCGAATCGAAGATATCCACAGTCTGACGACTGATGAAACGATCCTGGGTCGGTTACTGAATGAAGGAGTCGTCCAAATTGACTCCACAGGGGCATCAGGACTCGTCGGATTGCCAGGGACCCGGAACCACGAACAGTTCGCAAATATAATCCGAGATCAGCAGCAGCAGTAG